GCCAATCGCGTTTGCGCCGTACGCACGCCCGTACTCGAAGATTTTGGCTGCCGCCTCGGCGAGCGCCGCGTCCCATCCAAGCGCCGCCATCCGATCGTCCGCCTGCCTTAGCGGCGCGACCAGGCGGCTCTCGCTCTGCAGCGCGGGAAAGCTGTGCCGCCCCGCGTCGCACATCCAGTAGCCGTTGACCTTGGGATTGTGGCGCGGCTTGAAGCGGTAGATGCGGCCGCGGTGGTGATGGATATCGATCGCGCATCCGCGCTCGCATCCGCCGCATACCGATTCCGTCCGATGCAGGTACCAGACGCGCATGCGGAAGCGGAAATCCTTCTCGGTCAGCGCGCCGACCGGACAGATGTCCACCGTGTTGAGCGCGTAAGGATTATCGACCTTGCGCCCGGGATAGGTGTCGATCAGGTTATGGTCGCCTCGCCCGAAGATCGCGAGTTCCGAGGTCTGTGTGACTTCGTCGAAAAAGCGCGTGCAGCGCGCGCACAGGATGCATCGCTCCTGATCGAGCATCAGGCCGCCACCGATATCGATCGCCTTGCCCTTGTGGTTCTTGCGCGCCAATTCGAAGCGCGAGGGCTGGCGGTCGTAGTCCATGTAGTAGTCCTGAAGCTTGCACTCGCCGGCCTGGTCGCACACGGGGCAGTCGATCGGATGGTTGGCGAGCAGGAACTCGAGCACCGCGCGCTGCGCCGCGTGGGTGCGGTCGCTCGTGGTCCGCACGACCATCCCTTCGGTCACCCGCGTGTTGCACGCGATCTGAAGCTTGGGCGCCTTCTCGACCTCGACGAGGCACATCCGGCAGTTGCCCACCACCGAGAGCGCCGGATGGTAGCAGTAGTGCGGAATTTCGATCCCGCAAAGGCGCGCGGCTTCGATCAGGT
This window of the Candidatus Binataceae bacterium genome carries:
- a CDS encoding molybdopterin-dependent oxidoreductase; this encodes MPKLTIDDTPVEIPDGLNLIEAARLCGIEIPHYCYHPALSVVGNCRMCLVEVEKAPKLQIACNTRVTEGMVVRTTSDRTHAAQRAVLEFLLANHPIDCPVCDQAGECKLQDYYMDYDRQPSRFELARKNHKGKAIDIGGGLMLDQERCILCARCTRFFDEVTQTSELAIFGRGDHNLIDTYPGRKVDNPYALNTVDICPVGALTEKDFRFRMRVWYLHRTESVCGGCERGCAIDIHHHRGRIYRFKPRHNPKVNGYWMCDAGRHSFPALQSESRLVAPLRQADDRMAALGWDAALAEAAAKIFEYGRAYGANAIGAVVGARATNEEAWAMKRLMAAIGSDRIAGLTWSPADAPGDDNLLVRANRNPNTRGLAALGIESAALGRLGEAAARGEMKMLIAMRADLARALGEAEFVRQFGPLDYLVVLDTDANETGQMANLVLPIAAYPEIDGSFTNFKGRVQRLNAAFDPPGEARSAIEVIAALASHLEDGAAQKTAAMLAIPSSASEIFARMAAAEPAFSGLTLDALGAHGTALNLAGE